A genomic window from Pecten maximus chromosome 6, xPecMax1.1, whole genome shotgun sequence includes:
- the LOC117329923 gene encoding LON peptidase N-terminal domain and RING finger protein 3-like — MVDLAKQAFSTNNFELAADVYERTIRENGPSSELYFGLADSFARSGHFERAFESYCSAFRLTNSVRPGLLKHLVTALVDTVKQDSVVEDAMMNKNCIFTCVLCRGLLNDPVTIPCGHTFCRKCLEREQSRPCKKCGTVNHLNVSSIKTNVLLKQAVEVWFPSECRALQLKADGNVYFEKRDFEKAICLYNEAISLAPNDHLLLSNRSHAFVSLDKNEEALRDGEHVIRLRPDWPKGYFRKGCALYGLGRYGDAVVVLLQCLAMDPSVNLAKTYLSKALHKIFSPLPSNDPKTGVLSSPLSPAKLQQLIKSNFSSAFLQPNMAMDTIKTLKNIITETVTTATSFAVTNQEHMPLFEKPDLYEAIPNSSASSSGCCQDEAEKSFYSVSAPNSRRGSPLLEPRRSRSQSPPCQGQKRTRNISGASPSSPLHDLPFKLHKNDPKLPMDAVAIRPELLNKEDFECSLCYRLLYEPVTTPCGHAFCRHCLDRCLDHHTQCPLCKSSLVEYLAERRQTITENIAGIVETYFGEELEIRKKIHEDEMEELSRMVTDQHEIPVFVCTLAFPGIPCPLHIFEPRYRLMVRQCMESGTRQFGMCTGNGDSEGEFSEFGCMLEIRDVQFFSDGRSLVDTIGGKRFKVISRGHRDGYNTAKVEFLTDQSLSEESHQRVSALQTEVYWLVKSWLDNLAGMQREQILRHLGQLPGLEQDFQNNPNGSSWLWWTLSVLPLDTRIQMTMLAMRSYEERLNGIKRILMYMRRQR, encoded by the exons ATGGTTGATCTTGCCAAGCAAGCATTCAGCACAAACAATTTTGAACTAGCTGCCGACGTATACGAGAGAACCATAAGAGAAAATGGCCCGTCATCTGAGCTTTACTTTGGATTAGCGGATAGTTTTGCTAGAAGTGGACATTTTGAAAGAGCTTTTGAATCTTATTGCAGCGCTTTTCGTTTGACAAATTCCGTACGACCAGGGCTATTAAAACATTTGGTGACGGCCCTTGTGGACACTGTAAAACAAGACTCTGTTGTTGAAGACGCCATGATGAACAAAAACTGTATTTTCACCTGTGTGTTGTGTCGAGGATTACTTAACGACCCTGTGACGATTCCGTGTGGACACACGTTCTGTCGGAAATGTTTGGAAAGAGAACAGTCAAGACCATGCAAAAAGTGTGGGACAGTAAATCACTTAAACGTTTCGTCTATCAAGACAAATGTTCTTTTAAAGCAGGCAGTTGAAGTGTGGTTTCCGTCAGAATGTAGAGCACTCCAATTGAAAGCGGATGGGAACGTTTACTTTGAGAAAAGGGACTTCGAGAAAGCAATATGTCTTTATAATGAGGCAATTTCATTAG CACCAAATGATCATCTTTTGTTGAGCAACCGATCACATGCTTTTGTGTCCTTGGACAAAAATGAGGAAGCTTTAAGAGATGGTGAACATGTCATCAGGCTTAGACCTGACTGGCCCAAG GGCTATTTCCGGAAAGGATGTGCTCTGTATGGCCTGGGTCGTTATGGAGATGCAGTCGTTGTCTTACTTCAGTGTCTAGCCATGGATCCTTCAGTCAACCTAGCTAAAACCTACTTATCTAAA GCACTCCACAAAATTTTCTCACCTTTGCCTTCAAATGACCCCAAAACAGGAGTCCTCTCAAGCCCGCTCAGTCCAGCCAAGCTCCAACAGCTGATCAAATCCAACTTCAGTTCTGCCTTTCTCCAGCCCAATATGGCTATGGATACCataaagacattaaaaaacATTATAACAGAAACTGTTACCACAGCAACATCATTTGCCGTTACCAACCAGGAACACATGCCTCTCTTTGAAAAG CCCGACCTGTATGAGGCGATTCCAAATTCTTCAGCAAGCTCTTCAGGATGCTGTCAGGATGAGGCTGAGAAATCTTTTTATT CCGTATCTGCCCCAAACTCCAGACGTGGGTCGCCTCTCCTTGAACCGAGACGGTCGAGATCGCAGTCACCACCCTGTCAAGGTCAAAAACGTACCAGGAATATAAGTGGTGCCTCCCCATCCAGTCCACTACACGATTTACCTTTTAAACTACACA AAAACGACCCCAAACTGCCGATGGATGCTGTTGCGATCAGACCTGAACTTCTGAACAAGGAAGACTTTGAATGTAGTTTATGTTACCGTCTCCTCTACGAACCCGTCACTACACCATGTGGTCATGCCTTCTGTCGTCATTGCCTTGACCGATGTCTTGACCATCACACCCAGTGTCCACTCTGCAAAAGCTCTCTTGTTGAG TACTTAGCGGAGAGAAGGCAAACAATTACAGAAAATATTGCTGGGATTGTGGAAACTTATTTTGGAGAAGAATTGGAAATACGCAAAAAAATACATGAGGATGAGATGGAAGAGTTGTCCAG aatGGTGACGGACCAACATGAGATTCCTGTGTTTGTTTGTACTCTGGCTTTCCCGGGGATCCCATGCCCACTCCACATCTTTGAACCACGTTACAGACTTATGGTACGACAATGTATGGAGTCTGGCACAAGGCAGTTCGGCATGTGCACAGGCAACGGGGATTCTGA GGGAGAATTTTCTGAATTTGGGTGTATGCTTGAGATTCGAGATGTGCAATTCTTCTCTGATGGACGTTCTTTAGTGGACACAATAGGAGGAAAGCGATTCAAGGTCATCAGCAGAGGCCACAGGGATGGCTATAATACTGCTAAGGTTGAGTTCCTAACAGATCAGTCACTCTCGGAGGAAAGCCATCAGC GTGTAAGTGCCCTTCAGACAGAAGTGTATTGGTTAGTGAAGTCCTGGCTGGACAATCTGGCCGGTATGCAGCGTGAACAGATTCTCCGACACCTGGGACAGCTGCCAGGCCTAGAACAAGATTTCCAGAACAATCCCAATGGCAGCTCGTGGCTGTGGTGGACGCTGTCCGTGCTGCCACTAGATACGCGCATACAGATGACCATGCTGGCCATGCGGTCGTATGAGGAGCGACTAAATGGCATCAAACGAATTCTGATGTACATGAGAAGGCAGCGGTGA